The genomic window TCCGAAGTAGGGATGCGAATGTGAAGGATAGTAAGCTGTGTTCCCTCCCCCTGAAGCTCCCAGTCGCTACATATCTCCTGCGGTAGACGTTGAGAGTCATGATGGACGATGTGTCTtgtttattataatagtcAGCCGATTTCCATTACAGGAGGCATATGCGCTGTCAAATTGCGGACCGGAACGGTTTAGTTGGGCCCAACGAGTCGTCTTCGTTGTCCTATCTCCTTACTCAAAATGCGAATTAGTCGGTGATGGCGCAGATTGCAGAAAAGAACTTGGCTTTGCATTTGGAGGGCATGGAAAAGCCATCACTCCGATGAGAAAGTTGGACTTCCAAGAATGGATTAATGGTTCTCCCCTTCTTGTTTGTTTGTATCTTATTCGCATACATCGAGTTTATGCTTGGTCTCCATCGACTTTCACAACTTTGTATTCTCAAATACGAAAACCGCTGTCTAGTCTTGACGTGAGTACGTATTTCTCAATGGATATAGCGAAGAGAGATCCGGTCCCGATTTACGCTCGCCTCGGGTTGATCGGCTCTTTCCTTTCCGGTGCTCTCCCTGATGCTATTCCAGAAGAATTAGTAGCCTCGACTACGGCTCGAGCTGATTTTACAACCATGAAAGTCAAAATTATCTCTACACCTGCGTGAGGATGCCATGATATGCACAACGCGGGGTTGGCCAGCAGTCTGCGCATCTACTCCAGATAACACCGAGCCATCTGCTTTGGAAGCTGTGCAGTAGTCACTGCTGTCTCAACTTGGAGATCGGAACAATGGCTTCTCGATACTAATGACGGATCTTACACAGAGGAGTTTGCTGTGCATGGCGTAAAATTTATTTTCGGAGGCTCGCCACTCCGCTGTCGTCCAAGTATGCACCGTCTTGCAACCCTTCGAACTAGCCTATTATAAACACATCTCAGCCTTTGGTTCTATAATATCGCTCCCTTCAGCAATGATCAATCAGACCAGTCCCTCTCGAAGATTTCGGGTTTTGGTTTCGGGACAGAACCCATTGCGGCGCTGTACTGGAAGCCGCCAAAAGCCGCCACCCTTCTTTTAGACGTGCTGCTCTTCGATTATTGCTCAATGATGAGCTGAAAAAcataaaagaaatatatgGGATGCGAAGGAAGCAAGTATAATAGCAGCCAGAGTTGTAAAGGTGGAAGGGAGGTCTTTACGCAACGGTAGGTCAAACTTAAAGTTCGATAATACACCCCCTACCGGAGTTTATGCCTGCATAGACATCTTATTGCGGTTCTTTATGATGGTGGAACGAAAACGACATACATGCAACTCTGTCCAAGCTACGGGCACTTGTACTTTGTGCGGATTTTGAAACTGCGACGGTTGCGCTAGATGGCGCCTtagaaggagatggagataACCTCACTTGATCAGTCAACACAGCAAAGTGATATCCTAGAGACGGAGAGTTCATCGGTGAAGCCTGTATTGTCCAGATGGCTTCCAACCTACCACAAAATTTGAGTCTCTCTTCGCCTTTCTCTGCCCCTGAAGCGAAGAGACGAGAGAAGACGTTGGTTTACCAAGACACCCCGGAGGCGTTTGGATAGCCATGTTCCAACACTTGGATGACGACCAACGAAATTGAGATGGAAAGAAAGAGTTTGTGGCAACGTAATTCTGACTTTCAGAGTCGGCATGTTCGATGTACTTAAAAATGTAGCGAAAAGGCTATGGATTGACATACTCCATTCTGTAAATCAACCATGCAGACAGACGTGTCGCATACAGGGCATCCCGTTTTCAAATCTTGCAAGGTTCTGTTTCAATTTACATTCATGGGGTATCATTCTTCGTCTATCATATATACCATGCTTTGATAGTTCCATCAACCCTTCACTACTTCGCCATTCCTAGACATAACCTCGGCCACCAGCTTCCGCCGCTTATTtctttcatcttgttcagcCAGAACTTTGGCAGTAAGGGATGCTGCCATAGGATTATTGATGCCGCTTATTCTTGAGTCTGCATCCTTCTTTGGTTGTAATGCATCTGCTTTCATGGCTTTGTCGTCATTCCCGTTGACTTCGTCACCCTTTCGtttctttttgttcttcttctctgaTTTATCCTTCTTTAGGCTGTGCGTCAAGCCCTTCTCCCGTAGATCGTCTAGCCTCTTCTCCAGCCGCCGGACATCTTTTTCGGTCGTCGGCAATATTGTGACTGTGTTGTCCTTGTCAAAGGTCTCACCACACTCAGGACACGAGCTCTCTTGAATTTCTGTGATGGCGACTTCAGCAAAAGCGTGGCCACAAGGGACCAGGTACACGGCCTTGGTGGATGGTCCCATCTCCTTCATTGAGATGGGACATGCCCATTTACCGTCAGTCCTTGAAAATTTGAGTCGCACAACGTCTCTGAGTGACTTGATGCCAAATGTGGCGGGAGTTGTTTCGACGGGCTCGTCCGACGGCATTAATCCACTAAGAATGGCTTCATAATTGAACAACCGCCCTTTCCAGTCTGATACAGCGGTTTCCATCTCCAGAATGGCGCCACTGAGAGCGCAATGAGTCCACGCATGGGTAAGCGATTCTAAAGCAGTAGCTTTGAGTTCAGACACCGTAGGCGCGCGAGCGGCATTCTTGACGAGTTCTCGCCGCTTTGGAATGGAGCCACCGTCATTGCCCATGGCCGTAAAAGTGAAAGACAGTGATAAGTTAGTGCCAGTGGAGTATTGC from Metarhizium brunneum chromosome 2, complete sequence includes these protein-coding regions:
- the rtf2 gene encoding Replication termination factor 2, which translates into the protein MGNDGGSIPKRRELVKNAARAPTVSELKATALESLTHAWTHCALSGAILEMETAVSDWKGRLFNYEAILSGLMPSDEPVETTPATFGIKSLRDVVRLKFSRTDGKWACPISMKEMGPSTKAVYLVPCGHAFAEVAITEIQESSCPECGETFDKDNTVTILPTTEKDVRRLEKRLDDLREKGLTHSLKKDKSEKKNKKKRKGDEVNGNDDKAMKADALQPKKDADSRISGINNPMAASLTAKVLAEQDERNKRRKLVAEVMSRNGEVVKG